From a single Actinomyces viscosus genomic region:
- a CDS encoding response regulator, whose protein sequence is MDSPQRRVRVVVVDDDALVRAALRPILESDPGITVLGEGADGRSGYDAARSLRPDVVLMDLHMPGTDGVWATAQITADCPDTRVLVLTAFDTDAMVAAALRAGATGFLLKDSAPEVIFRSVHAAADGQRAFSGSVLDRLVEAAVEATPQRRTFPDSVTDRERQVALLVAQGLGNGEIAAELAVGASTVKTHVSALLDKFGVTNRVQLAVAVAECTVDDAAR, encoded by the coding sequence CCGCAGCGCCGGGTACGCGTTGTCGTCGTTGACGATGACGCCCTCGTGCGCGCCGCCCTGCGCCCCATCCTCGAGAGCGACCCCGGCATCACCGTGCTCGGCGAGGGCGCCGACGGGCGCAGCGGCTACGACGCGGCGCGCAGCCTGCGCCCCGACGTCGTCCTCATGGACCTGCACATGCCCGGCACTGACGGCGTCTGGGCCACCGCGCAGATCACCGCCGACTGTCCCGACACCAGGGTCCTCGTGCTGACTGCCTTCGACACCGACGCGATGGTCGCCGCCGCCCTGCGCGCCGGCGCGACCGGTTTCCTCCTCAAGGACAGTGCCCCGGAGGTCATATTCCGTTCCGTGCACGCCGCCGCCGACGGCCAGCGGGCCTTCTCCGGCTCCGTCCTGGACCGGCTCGTGGAGGCGGCCGTCGAGGCCACCCCGCAGCGGCGCACCTTCCCCGACAGTGTCACCGACCGGGAGCGCCAGGTCGCCCTGCTCGTGGCGCAGGGTCTGGGCAACGGCGAGATCGCCGCGGAGCTCGCCGTCGGCGCCAGCACCGTCAAGACCCATGTCTCGGCCCTGCTGGACAAGTTCGGCGTCACCAACCGGGTCCAGCTGGCCGTTGCCGTGGCCGAGTGCACGGTCGACGACGCCGCTCGCTGA
- a CDS encoding M20/M25/M40 family metallo-hydrolase, which yields MTTHRFSVPDLARRLLAPLAALLGLVAGLSVFILPSPAPTTADPTAFSAERAMASINRLADEPHSVLRREAHDRARDDVIGMFADLGYTADVHSDPLFDLSNPRAKMTFDVLTAEQQAAVKDATADTIVVDVPGKSERTMALMAHYDSATVEADENGEQRTTDGTSHGAADDGYGVAAIVETLRALKAEGRQPENSLKIVITDGEEIGFVGARNEMRHHRADYENVDLILNLEARGMSGPAFMFETSPNNSAVAGYFLNHVTQPVTSSLFPSLYARMPNGTDMSIVIPEGFTVLNIAAIGEAGHYHHSTDAPQYVNHSTLQHYGDQVLDLTRAWAFDGQAPTLTADSDLHFFQLWRGMTVRYPEAVGTGLGCLAVVSALGFVALRARSLRWKRVLGSVRGLTWRAVFASAAAGLMQLGAIAAGWAPVSGLGPNPLLVWMFAVGALVGAGLTVRFVVRRWKEGLGQETTAAVLLLLAAACVPLMVLVPGTAYILVLATLALALTALVPRRVRPAVGALAAFVIVAIFAPMVLLIHEMLSLTAVWVTVFFAIVPVAPLALVLLQAASRRRAALPTAAGANSGSAAPAAATA from the coding sequence ATGACCACTCACCGCTTCTCCGTACCCGATCTCGCCCGGCGCCTGTTGGCTCCGCTCGCCGCCCTGCTGGGTCTGGTGGCGGGCCTGAGCGTCTTCATCCTGCCCTCGCCCGCACCGACCACCGCCGACCCCACCGCGTTCTCCGCCGAGCGCGCCATGGCCTCGATCAACCGCCTGGCCGATGAGCCCCACAGCGTTCTGCGCCGCGAGGCGCACGACCGGGCGCGCGACGACGTCATCGGCATGTTCGCCGACCTGGGCTACACCGCCGACGTGCACTCCGACCCGCTGTTCGACCTCAGCAACCCGAGGGCGAAGATGACCTTCGACGTCCTTACCGCCGAGCAGCAGGCGGCGGTCAAGGACGCCACGGCCGACACGATCGTCGTCGACGTGCCGGGGAAGTCCGAGCGCACCATGGCGCTCATGGCCCACTACGACTCGGCCACGGTCGAGGCGGACGAAAACGGTGAACAGCGCACCACCGACGGGACCTCCCACGGGGCCGCCGACGACGGCTACGGCGTGGCCGCCATCGTTGAGACGCTCCGGGCGCTTAAGGCCGAGGGGCGCCAACCGGAGAACTCGCTGAAGATCGTCATCACCGACGGCGAGGAGATCGGCTTCGTCGGCGCCCGCAACGAGATGCGCCATCACCGCGCCGACTACGAGAACGTCGACCTCATCCTCAACCTTGAGGCCCGCGGCATGAGCGGGCCGGCATTCATGTTCGAGACCTCCCCGAACAACAGTGCCGTCGCCGGCTACTTCCTGAACCACGTCACACAGCCCGTGACCAGCTCACTCTTCCCCTCGCTGTACGCGCGCATGCCCAACGGCACTGACATGTCGATCGTCATCCCTGAGGGCTTCACAGTGCTCAACATCGCGGCAATCGGGGAGGCCGGGCACTACCACCACTCCACGGACGCCCCGCAGTACGTCAACCACTCGACCCTCCAGCACTACGGCGACCAGGTCCTCGACCTCACCCGCGCCTGGGCCTTCGACGGCCAGGCCCCCACGCTGACGGCCGACAGCGACCTCCACTTCTTCCAGCTGTGGCGGGGCATGACGGTGCGATACCCGGAGGCAGTCGGGACGGGGCTGGGGTGCCTGGCCGTGGTCAGCGCGCTCGGCTTCGTTGCACTGCGGGCCAGGTCCCTGCGCTGGAAGCGGGTCCTGGGGAGCGTGCGGGGACTGACCTGGCGGGCCGTGTTCGCTTCCGCCGCTGCGGGGCTGATGCAGCTCGGCGCTATTGCGGCGGGGTGGGCGCCGGTGAGCGGGCTCGGGCCGAATCCGCTGCTGGTGTGGATGTTCGCCGTCGGGGCTCTGGTCGGAGCGGGGCTGACGGTGCGGTTCGTGGTGCGGCGCTGGAAGGAGGGACTCGGGCAGGAGACCACCGCCGCGGTGCTGCTCCTGCTGGCGGCCGCCTGCGTACCGCTCATGGTGCTGGTGCCCGGCACCGCCTACATCCTGGTTCTCGCCACGCTGGCCCTGGCGCTGACCGCGCTGGTGCCGAGGCGGGTGCGGCCGGCGGTCGGGGCCCTGGCGGCCTTCGTCATCGTGGCGATCTTCGCGCCGATGGTCCTGCTCATTCACGAGATGCTCAGCCTCACCGCGGTGTGGGTGACCGTGTTCTTCGCGATCGTGCCGGTGGCGCCGCTGGCGCTCGTGCTCCTGCAGGCCGCAAGCCGGCGCCGGGCCGCGTTGCCCACCGCAGCAGGTGCGAACAGCGGCTCCGCCGCTCCCGCTGCCGCGACAGCGTAG
- a CDS encoding serine hydrolase domain-containing protein yields MSTATSPAPRSDPPSQQFRPASPSRPRGLLPRWACAVLAACLALVVFAAGPHAPKADTSAITGDKDLAKQVIGLLPDNYQAQGIHVSVITADSVRHAGIGTAASGQQYTSTTPMEIGSITKTFAGQLLADAIARGEVKADEPLSTHLPELAGTPAGEATLEEVASHRSGIPSIPTQDESMWMLQGNILGLNPFTDSIDQLIDKARTTEMSTRGEFAYSNLGISLLGEALTRAAGAESWRSYITERLFTPLGMEHTTLTAGQSDIPDDAIHGVQANGRRGQSLSGTGTNPAGAGVWSTPEDMTRYAQAVLTDTVPGGTSPQEPRWPAEVMDGIKLPGEKVGYTWYTDVVDGHTIINHGGTTMEYMTHLAIDKESGTAVMVYTDQNTDGTASALAAALLTDGQKASTARMPISAEMLPQGMLLGAFSILALVMGLYTAARAASAPSRMAVACRAASIIACLMAAAASGPWVYLPTWILGVVALPGMYGIVRGITLWPELPTLPRRRAWLGWMQVGLTVAFVAACLAVAWPKA; encoded by the coding sequence ATGAGCACCGCAACCTCTCCCGCCCCCCGTTCCGACCCGCCATCACAGCAGTTCAGGCCCGCTTCTCCCAGCCGGCCGCGTGGCCTGCTCCCCCGTTGGGCCTGCGCGGTCCTGGCGGCCTGCCTGGCCCTGGTGGTCTTCGCCGCCGGGCCGCACGCGCCGAAGGCGGACACCTCCGCCATCACCGGCGACAAGGACCTGGCCAAGCAGGTCATCGGCCTCCTGCCTGACAACTACCAGGCCCAAGGCATTCACGTCTCCGTCATCACGGCCGACTCCGTCCGCCACGCCGGTATCGGCACGGCCGCCTCCGGCCAGCAGTACACGTCCACCACCCCCATGGAGATCGGTTCGATCACCAAGACCTTCGCCGGCCAGCTCTTAGCCGACGCCATCGCGCGCGGCGAGGTCAAGGCCGACGAACCACTGTCCACCCACCTGCCCGAGCTCGCCGGCACCCCGGCCGGCGAGGCCACCCTGGAGGAGGTCGCCTCGCACCGCTCCGGCATCCCGAGCATCCCCACACAGGATGAGAGCATGTGGATGCTGCAAGGCAACATCCTGGGACTCAATCCCTTCACCGACAGCATCGACCAGCTCATCGACAAGGCCCGCACCACCGAGATGAGCACACGCGGCGAATTCGCCTACTCCAACCTGGGCATCTCGCTGCTGGGCGAGGCGCTCACCCGCGCCGCCGGGGCCGAGTCCTGGAGGTCCTACATCACGGAGCGGCTCTTCACGCCCCTGGGCATGGAGCACACGACCCTCACCGCCGGCCAGTCGGACATCCCCGACGACGCCATTCACGGCGTCCAGGCCAACGGGCGCCGCGGCCAGTCCCTCAGCGGCACAGGCACCAACCCAGCCGGCGCCGGCGTGTGGAGCACCCCGGAGGACATGACCCGTTACGCCCAGGCAGTCCTGACCGATACCGTCCCCGGCGGCACCAGCCCCCAGGAGCCGCGGTGGCCCGCCGAGGTCATGGACGGCATCAAGCTGCCGGGAGAAAAGGTCGGGTACACCTGGTACACCGACGTCGTCGACGGGCACACGATCATCAACCACGGCGGCACCACGATGGAGTACATGACGCACCTGGCCATCGACAAGGAGTCAGGCACGGCCGTCATGGTCTACACCGACCAGAACACGGACGGCACCGCCTCCGCCCTCGCCGCGGCGCTCCTGACCGACGGCCAGAAGGCCTCGACGGCGCGCATGCCGATCTCGGCCGAGATGCTGCCCCAGGGCATGCTCCTCGGAGCCTTCAGCATCCTGGCCCTGGTCATGGGCCTGTACACCGCCGCCCGCGCCGCGAGTGCACCCAGCCGTATGGCGGTGGCCTGCCGCGCGGCCTCGATCATCGCCTGCCTCATGGCGGCCGCCGCCAGCGGGCCGTGGGTGTACCTGCCCACCTGGATCCTGGGGGTGGTGGCACTGCCCGGCATGTACGGGATCGTCCGGGGCATCACGCTGTGGCCGGAGCTGCCCACCCTGCCCAGGCGCCGGGCCTGGCTCGGCTGGATGCAGGTGGGACTGACCGTCGCCTTCGTCGCCGCCTGCCTGGCCGTCGCCTGGCCCAAGGCCTGA
- a CDS encoding endonuclease domain-containing protein produces MNTVDAELLAAVRGCYGAVRMRDLELTRTQRRHVASLVRAGELIAHEHGVVGIPGAERAVVLARIHGGLLTCQAAMRYYGLPVARRVEQVHLVVPPGGRLATAGREVLHVDRSQDPPALHGFPVQPLPAALARFLRCHVQDDSPLIALDAALHDERVTTEQVRDLLRGPGSARALTRLDRASDRARSPLETLARMDLEAAGLSFEDGVEIEGIGEVDLVIEEWVVVELDGYTYHCDEYQFGLDRWRDRRLVARGFLPLRFTRQDVYAHQVVPDVQRALERWGVSKSVTKTVAGVECV; encoded by the coding sequence ATGAACACTGTGGACGCTGAGCTGCTCGCTGCTGTGCGTGGCTGCTACGGAGCGGTGCGCATGCGGGACCTCGAGCTGACTCGTACCCAGCGCCGTCACGTGGCCTCGCTCGTGAGGGCGGGTGAGCTCATCGCCCATGAGCACGGGGTTGTCGGCATCCCAGGTGCCGAGCGCGCCGTTGTTCTGGCGCGCATTCACGGCGGGCTGCTCACCTGCCAGGCTGCTATGCGCTACTACGGGCTGCCGGTGGCTCGGAGGGTCGAGCAGGTTCATCTCGTCGTTCCGCCTGGTGGGCGACTTGCGACTGCGGGACGTGAGGTTCTCCATGTCGATCGAAGTCAGGATCCGCCTGCGCTGCATGGTTTCCCGGTGCAGCCACTTCCTGCGGCGCTGGCCCGTTTCCTGCGCTGCCACGTCCAGGACGACTCTCCACTCATCGCTCTTGACGCAGCACTTCACGATGAGCGTGTCACCACCGAGCAGGTCCGCGACCTGCTGCGCGGCCCCGGCTCGGCTCGGGCGCTCACGCGACTCGACCGTGCCAGTGATCGGGCTCGTTCCCCGTTGGAGACGCTGGCGCGAATGGACCTCGAGGCCGCGGGGTTGAGCTTCGAAGACGGGGTGGAGATCGAGGGGATTGGCGAGGTGGACCTGGTGATCGAGGAGTGGGTGGTCGTGGAGCTTGATGGCTACACCTACCACTGTGACGAGTACCAGTTCGGCCTCGACCGCTGGCGCGACCGCCGGCTTGTCGCCCGTGGCTTCCTGCCGCTGCGCTTCACGAGGCAGGATGTCTACGCGCATCAGGTCGTCCCGGACGTGCAGAGGGCCTTGGAACGGTGGGGAGTGTCCAAATCTGTCACAAAGACGGTGGCGGGCGTTGAGTGCGTTTGA
- a CDS encoding ribonucleoside triphosphate reductase has product MLEKNLASTTPANGSAQPAADTSADVLAGVPGSVVTDAPASADSAVARGERPTVDAVATITEYLDRSDWRVNANANQGYSLGGMMLNTSGKVVANYWLSQVYPAVAGQAHREADLHIHDLDMFAGYCAGWSLKDLLQQGFNGVPGAIAAGPAKHFSSAVGQIVNFLGTLQNEWAGAQAFSSFDTYMAPFVRLDAMTYDQVKQCMQELIFNLNVPSRWGTQTPFTNLTFDWTCPADLADEHPLIGDDVCDFAYGDLQAEMDLINRAFMEVMTEGDAEGRVFTFPIPTYNITRDFDWDAPNTELLFTMTAKYGLPYFQNFINSELDPGMIRSMCCRLQLDLRELLKRGNGLFGSAEQTGSVGVVTINMARLGHLYADDEAALTARLDELLEIGRDTLELKRTVIQHHIDAGLFPFTKRYLGTLDNHFSTLGVNGMNEMVRNFTHDAYDLTDPRGHAMCVRLLDHVRDKMVEFQEATGHLYNLEATPAEGTTYRFAKEDRKRYPGILQAGTESNPYYTNSSQIPVGYTDDPFEAQEMQEELQTKYTGGTVLHLYMNERISSAAACKELVRRSLTAFRTPYITITPTFSICPVHGYLVGEHLTCDKCAELHPEAEPVECEVWTRVMGYFRPVRSFNIGKKGEYAERQMFTEVAAGGHGPAVSRLSTVSA; this is encoded by the coding sequence GTGCTCGAGAAGAACCTTGCCTCCACCACTCCCGCCAACGGCTCGGCGCAGCCCGCCGCCGACACCTCTGCCGACGTCCTCGCCGGCGTCCCCGGCAGCGTCGTAACGGACGCCCCGGCGTCGGCCGACTCCGCCGTCGCCCGCGGCGAGCGCCCCACCGTGGACGCCGTCGCCACTATCACCGAGTACCTGGACCGCTCCGACTGGCGCGTCAACGCCAACGCCAACCAGGGCTACTCGCTGGGCGGGATGATGCTCAACACCTCCGGCAAGGTCGTCGCCAACTACTGGCTCAGCCAGGTCTACCCGGCCGTCGCCGGCCAGGCTCACCGCGAGGCGGACCTCCACATCCACGACCTGGACATGTTCGCCGGCTACTGCGCCGGCTGGTCGCTCAAGGACCTCCTCCAGCAGGGCTTCAACGGCGTCCCCGGCGCCATCGCCGCCGGCCCCGCCAAGCACTTCTCCTCCGCCGTCGGGCAGATCGTCAACTTCCTGGGAACCCTCCAGAACGAGTGGGCCGGCGCTCAGGCCTTCTCCTCCTTCGACACCTACATGGCGCCCTTCGTCCGCCTGGACGCCATGACCTACGACCAGGTCAAGCAGTGCATGCAGGAGCTCATTTTCAACCTCAACGTCCCCTCGCGCTGGGGCACCCAGACGCCCTTCACCAACCTCACCTTCGACTGGACCTGCCCCGCGGACCTGGCCGACGAGCACCCCCTCATCGGCGACGACGTCTGCGACTTCGCCTACGGTGACCTTCAGGCGGAGATGGACCTCATCAACCGCGCCTTCATGGAGGTCATGACCGAGGGCGACGCCGAGGGACGCGTCTTCACCTTCCCCATCCCCACCTACAACATCACCCGGGACTTCGACTGGGACGCCCCCAACACCGAGCTCCTGTTCACCATGACCGCGAAGTACGGCCTGCCCTACTTCCAGAACTTCATCAACTCCGAGCTCGACCCCGGCATGATCCGCTCCATGTGCTGCCGCCTCCAGCTCGACCTGCGCGAGCTGCTCAAGCGCGGCAACGGCCTGTTCGGCTCGGCCGAGCAGACCGGGTCCGTCGGCGTCGTCACCATCAACATGGCCCGCCTCGGCCACCTCTACGCCGACGACGAGGCCGCCCTGACCGCCCGGCTCGACGAGCTCCTCGAGATCGGCCGCGACACCCTGGAGCTCAAGCGCACCGTCATCCAGCACCACATCGACGCCGGCCTGTTCCCCTTCACCAAGCGGTACCTGGGCACCCTGGACAACCACTTCTCCACCCTGGGTGTCAACGGCATGAACGAGATGGTCCGCAACTTCACCCACGACGCCTACGACCTGACCGACCCGCGCGGCCACGCCATGTGCGTGCGCCTCCTGGACCATGTGCGCGACAAGATGGTCGAGTTCCAGGAGGCCACCGGCCACCTCTACAACCTCGAGGCCACCCCGGCCGAGGGCACCACCTACCGCTTCGCCAAGGAGGACCGCAAGCGCTACCCCGGCATCCTCCAGGCCGGTACGGAGTCCAACCCCTACTACACGAACTCCTCTCAGATCCCCGTGGGTTACACCGACGACCCCTTCGAGGCCCAGGAGATGCAGGAGGAGCTCCAGACCAAGTACACCGGCGGCACCGTCCTGCACCTGTACATGAACGAGCGGATCTCCTCGGCCGCCGCCTGCAAGGAGCTGGTGCGCCGCTCCCTGACCGCCTTCCGCACGCCCTACATCACCATCACGCCGACCTTCTCCATCTGCCCCGTCCACGGCTACCTCGTGGGCGAGCACCTCACCTGCGACAAGTGCGCCGAGCTTCACCCGGAGGCTGAGCCGGTCGAGTGCGAGGTGTGGACGCGCGTCATGGGCTACTTCCGTCCGGTGCGCTCCTTCAACATCGGCAAGAAGGGCGAGTACGCCGAGCGGCAGATGTTCACCGAGGTCGCTGCCGGTGGTCACGGCCCGGCCGTCTCGCGCCTAAGTACGGTCAGCGCCTGA
- a CDS encoding anaerobic ribonucleoside-triphosphate reductase activating protein yields the protein MTSPQTRPPTNSQTAQPARVTEDGAGRGASAGSRSAGAHIGGTGGTGEPGLPETELGATGFREGVVVGPNRRPADDLVIAGLVPMSTVDWPDHLTATVFLQGCPWNCFYCHNRDLIPARTPGQVAWEEVRALLRRRRGLLDGVVLTGGEALRQDALADAAREVIDMGFQVGLHTAGPYPRRLRDMIEAGLVNWVGLDIKALPEHYGQVVGRAGAAARAWESLEVLIEAAGRGGPDFEVRTTVVPGDVTADDAVEVARRVHAAGARVYALQQARSEGTSGEFDVVAPGWDGMCERMAEHIEALGWDRFTYRPA from the coding sequence GTGACCTCACCGCAGACACGTCCGCCGACCAACTCACAGACTGCCCAGCCGGCCCGGGTCACTGAGGACGGTGCGGGCCGGGGTGCCTCCGCCGGCTCGAGGTCCGCGGGTGCCCACATCGGTGGGACCGGCGGAACCGGCGAGCCCGGCCTTCCCGAAACCGAGCTGGGAGCGACCGGGTTTCGGGAGGGTGTCGTTGTCGGCCCCAACCGCCGGCCCGCCGACGACCTGGTGATCGCCGGGCTCGTCCCCATGAGCACGGTCGACTGGCCCGACCACCTGACCGCGACCGTCTTCCTGCAGGGCTGCCCCTGGAACTGTTTCTACTGCCACAACCGGGACCTCATCCCGGCCCGCACGCCCGGCCAGGTGGCCTGGGAGGAGGTGCGCGCCCTGCTGCGGCGCAGGCGCGGGCTGCTCGACGGTGTCGTGCTGACCGGCGGTGAGGCCCTGCGCCAGGACGCCCTGGCCGACGCCGCTCGCGAGGTCATCGATATGGGCTTCCAGGTGGGGCTGCACACGGCCGGGCCCTACCCGCGGCGGCTGCGCGACATGATCGAGGCCGGGCTCGTCAACTGGGTGGGGCTGGACATCAAGGCCCTGCCCGAGCACTACGGGCAGGTGGTCGGCCGGGCGGGCGCGGCTGCGAGGGCCTGGGAGAGCCTGGAGGTGCTCATCGAGGCGGCCGGCCGCGGCGGGCCGGACTTCGAGGTGCGCACCACCGTGGTGCCCGGGGACGTGACGGCCGACGACGCCGTCGAGGTGGCCCGGCGGGTGCACGCGGCGGGGGCGCGGGTCTATGCCCTCCAGCAGGCCCGCTCCGAGGGGACGAGCGGCGAGTTTGACGTCGTGGCGCCCGGCTGGGACGGGATGTGCGAGCGCATGGCCGAGCACATCGAGGCCCTGGGCTGGGACCGCTTCACCTACCGGCCGGCGTAG
- a CDS encoding catalase — protein sequence MNDTNLPETPQDSAPAGCPMSRAGLGEHLPSRNNTVGQGRMTMANGSPVHNNQDSMTAGPRGPVALQDAWLLEKHAHFNREVIPERRMHAKGSGAWGTFTVTRAIPELTRAAIFSAEGNQCELFMRFSTVAGERGAADAERDIRGFAMRFFTSEGNWDVVGNNTPVFFFRDGKKFIDLNHAVKRDPRTNLRSPNANWDFWTSLPESLLQVTITMSDRGIPLSYRYMHGFSSHAYSFINAEGVRTWVKFHFRSQQGLANLTDQEAAAVIAEDRESNQRDLYESIEKGQYPRWTMYVQTMTIEQAEALTDFNPFDLTKMWPKADFPFQEVGVLELNRNPDNYFQDVEQAGFTPQNIVPGIGYSPDRMLQARLFSYGDAQRYRLGVNHHQIPVNSPRGVACPHGFHRDGAMRVDGNAGSENAYEPNSYGNWQDSRELSEPVQAGGDVAMYDFREDDHNYYTQPGMLWRAMTPEQQLVLCENTARAMGDSTLQIKHRHIFNCYHADPDYGRGVAQALGIDIDSVDLDGATADSYELWLARNRANAELDVPTSPAAPASAANLGPAGRDTNVADPTTLTDPMNDPYVL from the coding sequence ATGAACGACACCAACCTGCCCGAGACCCCTCAGGACAGTGCTCCCGCCGGCTGCCCCATGTCCCGCGCCGGCCTCGGCGAGCACCTGCCCAGCCGCAACAACACCGTCGGTCAGGGCCGTATGACGATGGCCAACGGCTCGCCCGTCCACAACAACCAGGACTCCATGACCGCCGGGCCCCGCGGCCCCGTCGCCCTCCAGGACGCCTGGCTGCTGGAGAAGCACGCCCACTTCAACCGCGAGGTCATTCCCGAGCGCCGCATGCACGCCAAGGGCTCAGGCGCCTGGGGCACCTTCACCGTCACCCGCGCCATCCCCGAGCTCACCCGCGCCGCGATCTTCTCCGCCGAGGGCAACCAGTGCGAGCTCTTCATGCGCTTCTCCACCGTCGCCGGCGAGCGCGGGGCCGCCGACGCCGAGCGCGACATTCGCGGCTTCGCCATGCGGTTCTTCACCTCCGAGGGCAACTGGGACGTCGTCGGCAACAACACCCCCGTCTTCTTCTTCCGCGACGGCAAGAAATTCATCGACCTCAACCACGCCGTCAAGCGCGACCCCCGCACCAACCTGCGCAGCCCCAACGCCAACTGGGACTTCTGGACCAGCCTGCCCGAGTCGCTCCTCCAGGTGACCATCACCATGTCCGACCGCGGCATCCCGCTGTCCTACCGCTACATGCACGGCTTCTCCTCGCACGCCTACTCCTTCATCAACGCCGAGGGTGTGCGCACCTGGGTGAAGTTCCACTTCCGCTCCCAGCAGGGTCTCGCCAACCTCACAGACCAGGAGGCCGCCGCCGTCATCGCCGAGGACCGCGAGTCCAACCAGCGTGATCTGTACGAGTCCATCGAGAAGGGCCAGTACCCCCGCTGGACCATGTACGTCCAGACCATGACCATTGAACAGGCCGAGGCCCTGACCGACTTCAACCCCTTCGACCTGACGAAGATGTGGCCCAAGGCGGACTTCCCCTTCCAGGAGGTCGGCGTCCTCGAGCTCAACAGGAACCCCGACAACTACTTCCAGGACGTCGAGCAGGCCGGCTTCACGCCCCAGAACATCGTGCCCGGCATCGGCTACTCGCCGGACAGGATGCTCCAGGCCCGCCTCTTCTCCTACGGTGACGCCCAGCGCTACCGCCTCGGCGTCAACCACCACCAGATTCCGGTCAACTCCCCGCGCGGCGTCGCCTGCCCCCACGGCTTCCACCGCGACGGCGCCATGCGGGTGGACGGCAACGCCGGGTCTGAGAATGCCTACGAGCCCAACTCCTACGGCAACTGGCAGGACTCGCGAGAGCTCTCCGAGCCCGTCCAGGCCGGAGGCGACGTCGCCATGTACGACTTCCGTGAGGACGACCACAACTACTACACCCAGCCCGGCATGCTCTGGCGCGCCATGACGCCCGAGCAGCAGCTCGTCCTGTGCGAGAACACCGCCCGCGCCATGGGTGACTCGACCCTGCAGATCAAGCACCGCCACATCTTCAACTGCTACCACGCGGACCCCGACTACGGCCGTGGCGTGGCCCAGGCGCTGGGCATCGACATCGACAGCGTGGACCTCGACGGCGCTACCGCCGACTCCTACGAGCTATGGCTGGCGCGCAACCGCGCCAACGCCGAGCTCGACGTCCCGACGTCGCCCGCCGCCCCCGCCTCTGCCGCGAACCTCGGCCCGGCCGGCCGCGACACCAACGTGGCTGACCCGACCACCCTCACCGACCCGATGAACGACCCCTACGTGCTCTGA
- a CDS encoding type II toxin-antitoxin system Phd/YefM family antitoxin, with the protein MSAAGVPVSSGSRTVGLREVNQQAGRVYREVESTGVPVTVTDRGRPIAQIVPIRHDESWYERMVREGKVRRAAGDWTLPARRWGTPEGFDLEQFLLGEREEDR; encoded by the coding sequence ATGAGTGCAGCGGGTGTGCCGGTTTCTTCGGGGAGCAGAACTGTGGGACTGCGGGAGGTCAATCAGCAGGCCGGGCGGGTCTACCGTGAGGTCGAGTCCACCGGTGTTCCTGTGACGGTCACCGACCGTGGTCGCCCGATCGCCCAGATCGTCCCGATCCGCCATGACGAGTCCTGGTATGAGCGGATGGTCCGTGAGGGCAAGGTCCGTCGGGCCGCAGGCGACTGGACGCTGCCCGCCAGGCGGTGGGGGACGCCTGAGGGTTTCGACCTGGAGCAGTTCCTCCTCGGTGAGCGCGAGGAGGACAGGTGA
- a CDS encoding type II toxin-antitoxin system VapC family toxin: MIYLDTSVALLSLLGQPGADEAAQLIMDAHATEELVSSCLLTVEMARAAHRGRFDIRVVDEFIAGVELVEIGPDVIERASALTGELKSLDAIHLATATLLDDPRHPVTVLTHDARLADAARSRGLSAIDPLGS; encoded by the coding sequence GTGATCTACCTCGATACCTCGGTGGCGCTGCTCTCCCTCCTCGGGCAGCCCGGCGCCGATGAGGCCGCGCAGCTCATCATGGATGCGCATGCCACCGAGGAACTGGTCTCCTCCTGTCTGCTCACGGTGGAGATGGCTCGGGCGGCGCATCGGGGGCGCTTCGATATCCGCGTGGTCGATGAGTTCATCGCGGGGGTGGAGCTCGTCGAGATCGGCCCGGATGTCATTGAGCGCGCCAGCGCCCTGACTGGTGAGTTGAAGTCTCTCGATGCCATTCACCTGGCGACTGCGACGCTGCTGGACGACCCTCGCCATCCTGTCACGGTTCTGACTCATGACGCCCGCCTGGCCGATGCCGCCCGGTCCCGGGGGCTGAGCGCGATCGACCCGCTGGGCTCATAG